Below is a window of Chloroflexota bacterium DNA.
AGGCCATGCGGTACTGCATGACCAACGTGGACGGGACCCTCGAGACGCTGCTCAGGTACTCGCGCGACTGGGGCGTCGACAGCCTGGACATCGCGCGCGCGGCCTATGACGAGGTGGCCCCCTACTGGCGGGTCCAGGTGGAAGCCGACGTGCTGGACCGGGCCATGCGGAAGCTATGCGATGAGACCGGTGCGCCCCGCGTGCCGGTGCGTGAATTTCTCCGGACCGAGTATCTCGACGAGGCGCTCGCGAACGACCAGCGAAAGCCCGAAGGGAGGACATGAGATGCCAACCCAGGCCAACGGCGAGCCGTTCGCGGTAGAGGTCCAGGATGTCAAGTATCAGGTGCAAGACGGGAAGGCCTGGCTGGCACGACTGTACCGGCCACTCGGCGAGGGCCCGTTCCCGGCCATCGTCGACGTTCACGGCGGCGCGTGGCACAACGGCGACCGCATGAACAACGTCGGAATCGATGAGGCGCTGGCCGCCCGAGGCATTCTGGTCGCGGCGCTCGATTTTCACCAGCCGCCCGAGGCCGGCTACCCGGCGTCGATCGCCGACGTGAACCTCGGAATTCGCTGGCTCAAGGCGCATGCAGCGGACTTCCATGGCGCGCCCGCGGTCGGGGCCTTCGGCAACTCGAGCGGCGGGCACCAAGTCGTCTTGAGCGCCCTCCGCCCGCGCGACCCGCGATATGCCTCGTTGCCCCTCGAGGAAGGACCTGAGGTCGACGCGACCCTCGCATACGTCATCGCCGGCTGGCCTGTCATCGATCCGCTCTTCCGGTTTCGATTCGCGCAGCGGGAGGATCGGAAGGAGCTGGTCGCCGCGCATCTGGAGTACTGGGGCTCGGAGCAGGCCATGGCGGAGGGAAGCCCGCAGACGGTCGTCGAGGAGGATGAGGGGATCGAGCTGCCGCCGATTCTCATGGTGCTCAAGGAGAACGACGGGAACCACCCCCTGGAGATGCAGGAGCGCTTCATCGCCTCGTATCGCGCGCGGGGCGGCCCCATCGAGGTCGAGACGTTCGTGGGCCTGTCGGAGCATCGGATGCGCCCATCGCCCGACCAGCCGGAGACGATTCGCGCAATCGACACCATGGTGTCCTTCGCCCGGCGCCACACGCCCGGCGTGTCGGCTGCCCTCACGTAAGCCCCCGCGCATCGATCCGGCTCGGGCAGCACGACGATGGTCAGCGAGCGCGCCGACGAATCCGGTATTCTTTGTTCGCGCGGCGCCGAGATCGACGGGGCCGCGACCACCCGACGAAAGAAGGTGTCCGATGGCGAGCACGGAGCACGTGCGGCTCACGAGCCTGGCCCACTGCTCGGGCTGAGCGTCGAAGATCGGCGCTGCCGATCTCGCCCACGTGTTGGGCGGCCTCCCCCTTCCAACAGATCCCAATCTCCTCGTCGGGTTTGCGACCAGCGACGACGCGGCCGTCTATCGGCTATCGGACGAGCTTGCCCTTGCTCTGACCATCGACGTGTTTACGCCCGTGGTGGACGATCCCTACTCGTTTGGCGCCATCGCGGCTGCGAACGCGCTCTCTGACGTCTACGCCATGGGAGCGAAGCCCATCGCGATGCTCAGCTTCGCCGGCTTTCCACGGGATCAGCTTCCCTGGAGCGTGCTCGAAGAGATCCTCCGCGGTGGAGCCGAGAAAGCCCGCGAGGCGGGTGTCGACGTGGTTGGCGGCCACACGGTGGACGACCCGGAGCCGAAGTGCGGTTATGCCGCCATCGGAACGGTGGACCCTCGCCGGATCGTCACGAACTCGGGCGGCCAACCGGGCGACGCGCTCATCCTCACCAAGCCGCTCGGCTCGGGCGTGCTGAGCACCGCGCTGAAACAGGGCCTCCTCTCGGACAGCGAGATCGACCGCGTCACGCAGGTGATGGCGGCGCTCAACCGCGCCGCGTCCGAAGCGATGCTGGACGCGGGCGCGCACGCCTGCACCGACATCACCGGATTCGGCCTCTTGGGGCACCTGCGCGAGATGGCCCTCGCCAGCGGCACCGCCGCCGAGGTCCACGCGGCGTCGGTTCCGGTCCTGCCGCGCGTCCGCGAGCTCATCGCCGAGGGCGTCGTGCCTGGCGGCAGTCGTGCGAACGAAGAGTTCCTCGAACCGTTCGTCAATTGGTCTCGCGGCGTGGATGCTGAGACGCGGACCGTGCTCGCCGACGCCCAGACGTCCGGCGGACTGCTGATCGCCGTGTCGCCGGATCGCAGCGAAGACCTCCTGCGAGAGCTTCGCCGGCGGGGGGTCGACGCGGCCCTCATCGGCGCGCTCACGACGGGAACGCCCGGCGCCATCTCCGTCGAGGAAGGGTAGCGCAATCACGCTGTCGACGTCGCCGCCGACCACCGCCGAAGAGGTCGTCGCCCATCTGGAAGAAGCGCGGATGCGCACCCTCGAGCTGGTGGACGATCTGTCCGACGAGCAGATGATCGGCCCATTGATGCGCATCGTGAACCCGCCGTTGTGGGAGATCGGCCACGTCGCCTGGTTCCAGGAGAGGTGGGCCCAGCGCCACCTGCGCGGCCGGGCGCCGATTCGCGCGGATGGCGATTCCCTCTACGACTCGGCCGCGGTCGCTCACGACACGCGCTGGGACCTCATGCTCCCCACGCGCCGCGACACCCTCGCCTACATGGAGCGCGTCCTGCGCGAGAGCCGAGAATTCCTCGAACGGGCGCCATGGACCGATGACGTTCGGTACTTTCACGTGCTCCCGCTCCTCCACGAGGACATGCACGACGAGGCCCTGACCTACACCCGCCAGACTCATGGGTACCCAGCGCCTCAACTTGGCGTACCGACGGGAGACGAGGGCGCAGGAGCGGCCGGCCCCTGGCCGGGGGATGCCGAAGTGCCGGGCGGGTCCTTTCTCATCGGCGCCGAGCCAGGGGACTCGGGACAGTATGCCCGGGACGGCGCGTTCGTGTTCGACAATGAGAAATGGGGCCACGTGGTCGAGGTTCGGCCGTTCCACATCGCGCGGGCGCCCGTGACCCAGGGCGAGTTTGCGGCGTTCGTGGACGATGGCGGATATCGGGACCGCCGCCACTGGAGCGATGCCGGCTGGGCCTGGCGCACGAGCGTAGACGCGCAGCATCCCGTGTACTGGCAGTCCGATGGCCCGACGCGCTGGCTCCGCCGCGTGTTCGACCAGACGGTCCCGCTGGAACCCCATAGACCGGTCATCCACGTGTGCTGGTACGAGGCCGACGCGTACTGCCGGTGGGCCGGTCGCCGCCTGCCGACAGAAGTGGAGTGGGAGATGGCCGCGTCCGCGGAGCCGAGTGGGAACGGCGCCGGACCCGCGAGATGGCGACGCCGGCGGTTCCCGTGGGGCGACGAGCCCCCGACTCCCGAGCGCGCGAACCTGGACTGGCGCGCGCGCGGCACGGTCGACGTGGCCGCCCTACCGGCCGGCGATAGCTTTTTCGGCTGCCGGCAGATGATCGGCAACGTATGGGAGTGGACGGCGGACTGGTTCGGACCCTTTCCGGGCTTCGTGCCCGATCCGTACAAGGAGTACTCCCAGCCCTGGTTCGGGAACCACAAGGTCCTTCGCGGCGGGTGCTGGACCACGCGCAGCCGCCTGATCCGCAACACGTGGCGCAACTTCTACACGCCGGACCGACGCGACGTCTGGTGCGGCTTCCGCACCTGCGCCGCGGACGATTGAGCCCGCTATGGACGTCACCGTCGTCACCCCCGAGCTGCCGGAGGCGCGCGCCGGAAACTGGATCACCGCCGCCCGGTATCGGCGGATTCTCGAGGGGCTCGGCCATCGCGTTCGGCTCACGACGGCGTACGACGGTGCAGCGTCCGACGCGCTCATCGCGCTGCACGCCCGCCGCAGCCATCCGTCGATCCGGCGCTTCGCCGATGAGCGGCCGAACGCGCCGCTGATCGTCGTCCTCACCGGAACCGATCTCTACCGCGACATCCGCACGGATCGCGACGCGCAGGCGTCGCTGGACCTCGCCCAGCGGTTGGTCGTGCTCCAGCGCATGGGACTGGGCGAGCTGGGTGAAGAGCATCGAGCCAAGGCGCGGGTCATCTATCAGTCGGTGTCCGCGTGCCGCGCGAACGGCGCACACCCGCCCAGCACGTACTTCCGCGTGGCGGTCGTCGGCCACCTTCGCCCGGAGAAAGACCCGATGCGCGTCGCCCTCGCCGCGCGGCGCCTGCCGCCGCGATCGCGGATCCGCATCACGCACGTGGGCGGCGTCCTGGACCCCGAGCTGGGGAGGCAGGCGCAGGAGGAGAACGCGCGGGGCGGCCGATATCGCTGGGTCGGCGGCGTGCCCCACTGGCGCGTCTGACGGCTCATCGCCGGGAGTCACGTGCTGACTCAAACGTCGCTGATGGAGGGCAGCTCCAACGCCGTGTGCGAGGCGCTGGTCCTCGGGACACCCGTCATCGCCTCGCGCGTCAGCGGGCTGATCGGCACGCTGGGCGAGGACTACCCGGGCTACTTCACGGTCGAGGACGAGGCCGAATTGGCGGACGTGCTGCTGCGAGCGGAGATGGATCCGGACTTCTACGCGGAGCTCGCGCGTCGAGGTCGCCAGGCCGCGGCGCTCTTGGCGCCCGAGCGCGAGGCCGAGGCATGGGCGTCGCTCCTCGCGGAGCTGAGCTGACCGCGGTCCGTGCGCGACGCTCGATTGGCTCGTGAGTTCCGCGCTGCTCCCTCGCGTGGGCTCGGACGAGCCAAAAGCCCGGAGCGGGCAACCGACTGTCACAAAAGTGTAACAAGGAATCCTCTCGACGCTCGACGGACCGGGAATCATAATGCATCGAAATGTGATCGACCGTAGCGAAGAGGCGCCGGTCCTGTTAAGAAAAGAGGAGTTCAGATGCGCACGGATCGCGTGACTTGGCTCGGGTTGAGCATTTTCGCTGCGCTGCTTGTGTTCGCCGCAACGGAATCGTTCGGTCAGGTCGCCTCGGTCGGGCCGAACCCGCTATCAGGCAAGACCGCCCCCCCCCCCCCCGCCGCCCCGTCCCAGCACTCTGCCTCCTATTTCTGATCCCGCATACAGGGCGTTCGCCAGATCGATGCCCTACTGCAATCCGGGGGAAACGTTCCGTCCGAGCGCGTGGCCGGGGATCTCGGGCTGCATCATCCACGGCGTGCCGATGCCACGGCCCGGTACAAGCCGCGCTGCCGCCACATCGATCCCGCCGCACGTAGCCCTCGGGCCGCGGTTGGCCTTTGCCGATGACCAAGGGGCCCTTTCGCCCACAGCCCCGAGGCACGAGTGTTGCCAACGCGCGTCGATCGCCACCGGCGATGCATTCATCGACGCAGCTGACGAGCTGCCGACCTCCGACGTCGGCACGAACTACGGCGCATTCCTGTCCCTGCTCACTCCACCGGGCCCGCCAACCAGGGTAACGCTCTGCGCACAGCTAATAAACGATTGTGGGGCACTCGGGTCATTGTTCAACAACATGCCCACGGCCTTTCCAGGCGGGAACGGGGCCGAGGTGGGCTGGGTGTATCCCGATGCCACTCAGGAACACGGAAGCTACGGGTTTTGTGAGCAGGGCGAGCTCTACTTCTTCACGGATAATGGCGACGGCAACTTCCTTTGCGTCAATCTGGTGACGCTGAGCTGGAACAGCTGGTACAACGTGACGGACTTGAACGTGGGCGGCGGGGCCTGGATCCAGTATGCCGAGTGGCCCACCGGAAGCGGCACGTGGTTTGCTATTGGTCGGATCGACGGATTGCAGGACCAATCGACCGGATTGGATCCTGGCATCGAGTTTAGGGAAAACAGATACATCGGCTCGTTCTACTCAGGCTTCGCAAACCTGTATCAGATGCGCACCCAAAACGGCCCCCTCGAGATCGTCGGGCCCCGGGACTTCGGGCATGACTGTCACGCGCAGCCGACGGGCAATCAGTGCGCGTACACCGTCAACAACAGCACCCTGTACGCCTACCTGGACTGCTCATGGTGCGCCCGGCACTCCGCGTTCCTTGCCGGCCGATAGCACGGCCTGAGCTTGCGCAAGGTGGGGCAAAAAGTCAGCAGCCATCACAGTGGGTCGGAGGATCCAATGTTCCGGCGACCAGTTCGATCTCTGCCACGAGTTACGCTGTTCGCGCTGCTGCTCCTGGCCGTAGGCGCCACTCCGTCCAGCGGCCAGACGCCAATCGCGGGTTCGGGCCTGACGCTAACAGCCCTGGGCAATCGTCAGGTTCGGCTCACCTGGCAGGCCGGCGAGGGGCAAGCCTACTTCAAGCTGACGCGCATCGCCGAGAGCGGGGGCTCGATCGTCTCGCTTGGGCCAGCCGAAACCACGTTCACCGATTCTCTCCCAATCGGCAGCAACGTCATGTGCTATCAGCTACACGCGTACGCTCCATCGGGAATACAGATCGCCCGGTCATTCGTCCAATGCTTCATCCCGTTTGGCGGCTACGCCATGGGCTTTGCGATGCAGTACAACCCGTCTGTCGTGCCCTCCGAGCTTTGCCCGTGCCCGCCACCGCCGACGACGAACGTGTCGTGGAGCCCCGTCCCGGCCGCCGCGGGCTATGCCTTGCTGCCCCTCGGTACCACGCGACTACAGGTCCTTCCCGGGGGGAGTACTGGCACGATGGACGTCCCGGGCGACTGGCCCGTTTGTTACGTTGCAGCGCCGTTCAACAGCTCCGGCTTGATGGGCCTCAGCGACATTCTGTGCGGGGTCCCGCACTGAAGTAGGCGGGTCACGCCGGTGCCGGCACGAATTACGGTCCGCTCGTGTCCCGACTATTTCCCCTCGGCCCGCCTGCGAGGGAGTCACTATGCAGACTGTTCATGGTGCGCCCAGCACTCTGCCTTCCTGGCCGGCCGATAGCACGGCCTGAGCTTGCGCAAGGTGGGACAAGAATCCAGCAGCCGTCACAGCGGGTCGGAGGATCCAATGTTCCGGCGACCAGTTCGATTTCTGCCACGAGTTACGCTGTTCGCGCTGCTGCTCCTGGCCGTAGGCGCCACTCCGTCCAAGCGGCCAGACGCCAATCGCGGGTTCGGGCCTGACGCTAACAGCCTTGGGTAATCGTCAGGTTCGGCTCACCTGGCAGTCCGGGACAGGGCAGGCCGCCCTGAGGTTGATACGCGACACCGAACATGCCACGTCAGCCGTCTCCCTTACATCAACCGACACAGCCTACACCGACGCCCTGCCCATCGGGACCAATCGGGTCTGTTATCAACTGCTCGCCCTCAATCAGGCCGGACTGGCCATCCAGAGGTCCTTCGCCCAGTGCTTCATCCCGTTTGGCGGCTACGCCATGGGCTTTGCGATG
It encodes the following:
- a CDS encoding alpha/beta hydrolase, coding for MPTQANGEPFAVEVQDVKYQVQDGKAWLARLYRPLGEGPFPAIVDVHGGAWHNGDRMNNVGIDEALAARGILVAALDFHQPPEAGYPASIADVNLGIRWLKAHAADFHGAPAVGAFGNSSGGHQVVLSALRPRDPRYASLPLEEGPEVDATLAYVIAGWPVIDPLFRFRFAQREDRKELVAAHLEYWGSEQAMAEGSPQTVVEEDEGIELPPILMVLKENDGNHPLEMQERFIASYRARGGPIEVETFVGLSEHRMRPSPDQPETIRAIDTMVSFARRHTPGVSAALT
- the selD gene encoding selenide, water dikinase SelD, with the translated sequence MGAADLAHVLGGLPLPTDPNLLVGFATSDDAAVYRLSDELALALTIDVFTPVVDDPYSFGAIAAANALSDVYAMGAKPIAMLSFAGFPRDQLPWSVLEEILRGGAEKAREAGVDVVGGHTVDDPEPKCGYAAIGTVDPRRIVTNSGGQPGDALILTKPLGSGVLSTALKQGLLSDSEIDRVTQVMAALNRAASEAMLDAGAHACTDITGFGLLGHLREMALASGTAAEVHAASVPVLPRVRELIAEGVVPGGSRANEEFLEPFVNWSRGVDAETRTVLADAQTSGGLLIAVSPDRSEDLLRELRRRGVDAALIGALTTGTPGAISVEEG
- the senA gene encoding selenoneine synthase SenA, translating into MSTSPPTTAEEVVAHLEEARMRTLELVDDLSDEQMIGPLMRIVNPPLWEIGHVAWFQERWAQRHLRGRAPIRADGDSLYDSAAVAHDTRWDLMLPTRRDTLAYMERVLRESREFLERAPWTDDVRYFHVLPLLHEDMHDEALTYTRQTHGYPAPQLGVPTGDEGAGAAGPWPGDAEVPGGSFLIGAEPGDSGQYARDGAFVFDNEKWGHVVEVRPFHIARAPVTQGEFAAFVDDGGYRDRRHWSDAGWAWRTSVDAQHPVYWQSDGPTRWLRRVFDQTVPLEPHRPVIHVCWYEADAYCRWAGRRLPTEVEWEMAASAEPSGNGAGPARWRRRRFPWGDEPPTPERANLDWRARGTVDVAALPAGDSFFGCRQMIGNVWEWTADWFGPFPGFVPDPYKEYSQPWFGNHKVLRGGCWTTRSRLIRNTWRNFYTPDRRDVWCGFRTCAADD
- a CDS encoding glycosyltransferase, giving the protein MAGSHVLTQTSLMEGSSNAVCEALVLGTPVIASRVSGLIGTLGEDYPGYFTVEDEAELADVLLRAEMDPDFYAELARRGRQAAALLAPEREAEAWASLLAELS